A stretch of Prunus dulcis chromosome 6, ALMONDv2, whole genome shotgun sequence DNA encodes these proteins:
- the LOC117630215 gene encoding chitinase 2-like: MSNMALSKLKLIFTLFFLQAFLTSPTSIQAAPANSDLFREYIGAEFNDVKFSDVPINPNVEFHFILSFAIDYDPSGSSPTNGKFNVFWDSDNLSPSQVSSIKNQHSNVKVALSLGGDSVSSGSAYFKPSSIDSWVSNAVSSLTSIIQQYNLDGIDIDYEHFSADPDTFSECIGNLITTLKNNGVISFASIAPFDDDQVQSHYLALWKSYGHLIDYVNFQFYAYDQGTTVSQFINYFKTQSSNYNGGKVLASFISDGSGGLSPENGFFTACHRLKSEQQLHGIFVWSADDSKKIGFRYEKQSQALLATPH; this comes from the coding sequence ATGAGCAATATGGCACTCTCAAAGCTTAAGCTCATCTTCACCCTTTTCTTCCTTCAAGCCTTCCTCACATCCCCCACATCAATCCAAGCAGCCCCAGCAAACTCAGATCTCTTCAGAGAATACATAGGAGCTGAATTCAACGATGTCAAGTTTTCTGATGTCCCCATTAACCCAAATGTTGAATTCCACTTCATTCTCTCATTTGCCATAGACTATGACCCCTCAGGCTCTTCTCCCACCAATGGAAAATTCAATGTCTTCTGGGACTCTGATAATCTTAGCCCTTCCCAAGTTTCCTCCATCAAAAATCAGCATTCAAATGTCAAAGTGGCCTTGAGCCTAGGAGGAGACAGTGTGAGTAGTGGCTCTGCTTACTTCAAGCCTTCCTCAATTGACTCATGGGTTTCCAATGCTGTTTCTTCTCTCACAAGCATCATCCAGCAGTACAATTTGGATGGAATTGACATTGATTACGAGCACTTCAGCGCAGACCCCGATACCTTCTCCGAGTGCATTGGGAATCTTATAACAACCCTCAAGAACAATGGAGTGATATCATTTGCTTCCATTGCTCCCTTCGATGATGACCAAGTTCAGAGCCACTACTTGGCCTTGTGGAAGAGCTATGGCCACTTGATAGACTATGTGAATTTCCAGTTTTACGCATACGATCAGGGCACCACAGTGTCTCAGTTCATCAATTACTTCAAGACACAAAGCTCCAATTACAATGGTGGGAAGGTCTTGGCAAGCTTTATCAGTGATGGGAGTGGTGGACTGTCCCCCGAGAATGGTTTTTTCACTGCCTGTCACAGGCTCAAGAGTGAGCAACAACTTCATGGTATCTTTGTTTGGTCTGCAGATGATTCCAAGAAAATCGGTTTCCGCTATG